The sequence CTACGGCCGCTTCGAGATCGAGCCGTTGGAGCCCGGCTATGGCATCACCATCGGGAACGCCCTCCGGCGCATCCTGCTCCGGTCACTCCCGGGCACGGCCATCGTGCGGGTGCGCATCGCCGATGTCTGGCACGAGTTCTCGACGATCGAAGGCGTGCGCGAGGATGTGACCGAGATCGTGCTCAACCTCAAGCGGGTGCGGCTGAAGGCGTTGACCGAGTCGTTCCGCGAGGGGCGCGCCAGCCTGTACGCACAGGGTGAGGGAGTCGTACGCGCAGGGGACATCGACTGGCCGGGCGACGTCGAGGTGGTCAACCCCGAGCACGTCATCGCGACGTTGGACAACGACGACGCGCGGCTGGAGATGGACCTGGTCATTGCCCGTGGCCGCGGTTACCAGCCGGCCGAGACGCAGGAGATCTACACGATCGGTGAGATCCCGGTCGATGCGATCTTCACGCCGATCGAGAAGGTCAACTACGTGGTCGAGCACACCCGCGTCGGCCAGATGACCGACTACGACCGGCTCATCATCGAGATCATCACCGATGGGACGATCGAGCCGGCTGATGCGCTAAGCGAGGCGGCCCAGATCCTGGTCGACCACGCCCGCCTGATTGCGGACTTCAACCGGGAGCCGAGCGAGCCGGAAGAGGAAGAGGACAAGACTCCGAGCATCGTCGACAACCGGCCGCTGGCGGAGCTGGGGCTGTCGCCGCGGGTGCTGAACGCGCTGCGCAGCCGGCAGATCGAGCGCGTCGGGCAGGTGCTCTCGCTTCCGCAGGAGCAGTTGCTGTCGATCCGGAACTTCGGTCCGCGCTCGCTGCAGGAACTCCGGGAGCGGCTGGCCGAGCACGGCTACACGCTGGCGATGGACGCGGAGAAGAAGGACAGCGAAGCCGCGTCCGAGGGGGAGGCTGCCGAGGACGCCGAGGCGGCGCTCTCCAGTCAGGTGGAGGAGACCAACGAATGAGGCATCGGGTCGCCGGACGTAAGTTCGGCCGTTCGACCAAGGAGCGGAAGGCGCTCTTCCGCAACCTGGCAATTTCACTGATCCTGCATGAGCGCATGACGACGACCGAGGCGAAGGCCAAGACGGTTCGCCCGATCGTCGAGAAGTACGTCACTATGGCGCGCGAGGACACCGAGCACCGGCGCCGGCTGCTGATGGCCCGGCTGGGTGATGAGCGTGCCGTGGCCAAGCTGTTTGAGGTGCTCGGGCCGCGATTCGAAGGGCAGGCGGGCGGTTACACGCGCATCTACAAGCTCGGGCCGCGGCGCGGCGATGGCGCGCCGATGGCGGTGATCGAGTTCGTCGCCTAAGGCCCGGGCGCGGGTCGGCGATGGGGCAGCCGATCGCCGTTCGCACCTTCCGAGTGGACCTCGGCTACGATGGCAGCGCGTTTTTCGGTTCACAGCGCCAGCCGGGCGTCCGGACGGTGCAGGGGGCTCTCGAATCGGCTGCCGAGCGCCTGGCCG is a genomic window of Sphaerobacter thermophilus DSM 20745 containing:
- a CDS encoding DNA-directed RNA polymerase subunit alpha, which produces MLEIARPRVQQTHAGVNYGRFEIEPLEPGYGITIGNALRRILLRSLPGTAIVRVRIADVWHEFSTIEGVREDVTEIVLNLKRVRLKALTESFREGRASLYAQGEGVVRAGDIDWPGDVEVVNPEHVIATLDNDDARLEMDLVIARGRGYQPAETQEIYTIGEIPVDAIFTPIEKVNYVVEHTRVGQMTDYDRLIIEIITDGTIEPADALSEAAQILVDHARLIADFNREPSEPEEEEDKTPSIVDNRPLAELGLSPRVLNALRSRQIERVGQVLSLPQEQLLSIRNFGPRSLQELRERLAEHGYTLAMDAEKKDSEAASEGEAAEDAEAALSSQVEETNE
- the rplQ gene encoding 50S ribosomal protein L17 produces the protein MRHRVAGRKFGRSTKERKALFRNLAISLILHERMTTTEAKAKTVRPIVEKYVTMAREDTEHRRRLLMARLGDERAVAKLFEVLGPRFEGQAGGYTRIYKLGPRRGDGAPMAVIEFVA